From Triticum aestivum cultivar Chinese Spring chromosome 4A, IWGSC CS RefSeq v2.1, whole genome shotgun sequence, a single genomic window includes:
- the LOC123087480 gene encoding probable cytokinin riboside 5'-monophosphate phosphoribohydrolase LOGL5, whose translation MDRDPMEAPTSTTAALVMPKTAPASDKKLPSRFRRVCVFCGSSAGRKAAYQAAAVQLGQQLVERGIDLVYGGGSVGLMGLVSRAVHGGGGRVTGVVPRSVLPRELIGETPGGEEVKAVSGMHQRKAEMARRADAFVALPGGHGTLEELLEVITWAQLGIHDKPVGLLNVDGYYDSLLAFIDRAVEEGFVAPAARKIIVAAPTPGELLAALEEYVPAHHDASSVKLSWESSVDTRTCSPSKPDISR comes from the exons ATGGATAGAGATCCCATGGAGGCGCCGACGTCTACGACGGCTGCGCTGGTTATGCCAAAGACAGCGCCGGCGAGCGACAAGAAGCTGCCGTCGCGGTTCAGGCGGGTCTGCGTGTTCTGTGGGAGCAGCGCAGGGAGGAAGGCGGCGTACCAGGCGGCAGCGGTGCAGCTCGGGCAGCAGCTGGTAGAGCGCGGCATCGACCTCGTGTACGGCGGAGGCAGCGTGGGTCTCATGGGCCTGGTGTCCCGCGCCgtgcacggcggcggcgggcgcgtcaCGGGCGTGGTGCCCCGGTCGGTTCTGCCGCGGGAGCTGATCGGCGAGACGCCCGGCGGGGAGGAGGTGAAGGCGGTGTCCGGCATGCACCAGCGCAAGGCTGAGATGGCCCGCCGCGCCGACGCCTTCGTGGCGCTCCCTGGCGGCCACGGcacgctggaggagctgctggaggtcatCACCTGGGCGCAGCTCGGCATCCACGACAAGCCG GTGGGATTGTTGAACGTGGACGGGTACTACGACTCGCTGCTGGCGTTCATCGACAGGGCGGTGGAGGAGGGGTTCGTGGCGCCGGCGGCGCGGAAGATCATCGTGGCGGCGCCCACGCCCGGTGAGCTGCTCGCCGCGCTGGAGGAGTACGTGCCGGCACACCACGACGCCTCCTCCGTCAAGCTCAGCTGGGAGTCGTCCGTGGACACCAGGACCTGC